The Lutibacter sp. A64 genome segment TCATTTCTACCATAGCAACGTACAATTCCAGCTTTTTTAAATAGCGCATCAACCGCAACATCCGAATTAGCCAAGGCTCCAGTATGTGAACTTGCAGCTCTGCTTCCTGCAGTAGAACTTCCTGCTTTTATAGCGGCAATATTACAGCCTTTTAATATTAATGAACGTGCGTGTTTTAGTAGTTTTTTAGGATTTTCTATACTTTCAATATAAAGTAGCTTTACTTTTGAACTTGTGGTTTTATCAAACGATTCGTCTAAATGTTCTAATATTTCTTCAATACCAATTTGTGCAGAATTTCCAACGGAATACACGCTAGAAAATGTTAAGCCTGTTTCCATAGCTGCTTCAATAATAAAAACTGCGGTAGCGCCAGATCCTGAAATAAAATCGACGCCATTTTTATCCAGCTTTGGAATTGGAGTGGTAAATACTCCGGTATAATTTTGATTGATTAAGCCAATATTGTTTGGACCTAATAAGGTGCCGCCAACTGAATTAATTTCTTTAACAATTGCTTTTTCTAGTTTTTTTCCTTCGGAATCTTTTTCACTAAAGCCAGCAGAGAAAATTATAAAACCTTTGGTGTTTTTTTGCTGGGTTAATACTTTTATAGTTTCTAATATAAATTTGGCTGAAATAGCAATTATTGCAGTATCAACTTTAGGAATGTCTATTACATTTTGATAACATTTAATACCTTGTACATTTGTTCCTTTTGGATTTACAGCAAACAATTTACCTTTAAAATTGTGATCTAAAAGGTTTTTTAATACACGTCCTCCAGGAGTTTCAATAGAGTTTGAAGCTCCTATAATTACAATGCTTTTAGGGTTTAGTAATTTTTTGTGTAACATTTATAATTTAGTATTAAGAAGCCATTACAGAAGCAATTTCTTTTCCTTTTTCGTATGCTTCTAAATTTTTATTGATAATGCGTTCTCCTTTTCTTTCAAATAATGTTTTAATTGCGTTTTGCAAACTATCATTACTTAAAGGAAGCAGGGAAGCGGCAGCTCCTAATAAAACAATATTGGTAGCTTTAGAGTTTCCAATTTCTTTGGCAATTTCTTTTGCATCAATTAAAATAGAGTTTTTATGCATTTTAATTTCCTTGTATAAATCTTCTAATTCTGGGTAATTATTTATGTTTTTAAACGGATTGGAATCTGTGATTAAAAAACCATCTTTTTTTAAAAAAGGCAGGTAACGTAATAATTCCATTGGTTCTACGGAGATTATAATATCTGCTTTTCCTTCAGGAATTAAATCAGAAAATATTTCTTTATCTGAAATTCTAACGTGACTTTGCACTGCACCACCTCGCTGACTCATTCCGTGGACTTCAGATTGTTTAATGTTAAGGTTGCTATTAATGGTTGCAGTATCTAAAATAGCGGCAATTGTTAAAATACCCTGTCCGCCAACACCTGCCAAAATTATATTTCTTTTCATTTTATATTTAGTTTATTGCTACTTGTTTTAGCTTTTTTAATTGATCTTTTTTTTCTTTGGAAAGTTGAACACAAGGTCGTTGTGAAATAACAATTGAAACGCCTTTGTAGTTAATTTCATTTCTGATTACATCTATGTTTTCATCTAATTTTTTATGAAGTGGAGTTATAACTTTTAAATGATCTTTATCAACACCAATTCCTTTACATATATTTATAAGTCTTCCAGAAGCAGCAGAATCTTGTGCACCTGTCATTGCAACTGCAGAATTATCGGATATAATTACAGTAATTGGAGTGTTTTCTATAACGGCATCTAATAGGCCAGTCATACCAGAATGTGTAAAAGTTGAATCACCTATAATTGCAATTGAAGGATGTATTCCTGCATCTGAAGCACCTTTAGCCATAGTTATGGAAGCACCCATATCTATTAATGTATTTATACTTTCATATGGAGGTAAGGAGCCAAGTGCATAGCAACCAATATCGCCAAAAACTTGTTGTTTTGTGTTTTCTGTTTTTAATTGGTTAATAGCATCAAATAAGTCTCTATGAGCACAACCAACACATAATTCTGGAGGTCTTGGGGTAACTATTTTTGGAATTTTATTAGCAAAAGTCCTTTCAAAACCTAAAGCTTCAGCAATATTGTCTGGATTTAACTCTCCAACTCTGTTTAAATGCCCTGTTAGTCTTCCTATAACTTTTTTGTTTTCATCAAAATAATCAGCAATTAAT includes the following:
- a CDS encoding indolepyruvate oxidoreductase subunit beta translates to MKRNIILAGVGGQGILTIAAILDTATINSNLNIKQSEVHGMSQRGGAVQSHVRISDKEIFSDLIPEGKADIIISVEPMELLRYLPFLKKDGFLITDSNPFKNINNYPELEDLYKEIKMHKNSILIDAKEIAKEIGNSKATNIVLLGAAASLLPLSNDSLQNAIKTLFERKGERIINKNLEAYEKGKEIASVMAS